The following proteins are co-located in the Bosea sp. AS-1 genome:
- a CDS encoding HD domain-containing phosphohydrolase, with product MIQLARAALAPHRRQGAPFLFLLRDMSPRCQMQANALGAKAVLPVGTSQPDLLDRVGAMLGLLREAGPEAVLQQRFVRASAAFADLLEAAGSGDALPVQAISDGVEAINRAAADADLDSWLEMVWRHDDATYQHCLLVSGLVAAFAHRLGFNEADRRLITSAAVLHDVGKARIPLAILRKAGPLTQEERAVVGRHPQIGYDMLVAQGGFSPLVLDAVLSHHEMLDGSGYPRGIGADRISDPVRVITICDIYGALIERRSYRPSMPPEEAFAVLIAMGDKLDRDLVRVFGDIVLGASVARLGKTIAASPVRGSERAA from the coding sequence ATGATCCAGCTGGCGCGCGCCGCGCTCGCTCCGCACCGGCGTCAGGGAGCGCCGTTCCTGTTCCTGCTGCGCGACATGTCGCCACGCTGTCAGATGCAGGCGAACGCGCTGGGGGCCAAGGCGGTCCTGCCGGTCGGGACGTCGCAGCCGGACCTGCTCGACAGGGTGGGGGCGATGCTCGGCCTGCTGCGTGAAGCGGGGCCCGAAGCTGTCCTGCAGCAACGTTTCGTCAGGGCGTCCGCAGCGTTTGCCGATCTGCTCGAAGCGGCCGGCTCCGGCGACGCTCTGCCCGTCCAGGCGATCAGCGACGGGGTCGAGGCGATCAACCGGGCGGCCGCCGATGCCGATCTCGATAGCTGGCTGGAGATGGTCTGGCGGCATGACGATGCGACCTACCAGCACTGCCTGCTCGTCTCCGGCCTCGTGGCTGCATTCGCGCACAGGCTGGGCTTCAACGAGGCCGACCGGCGGCTGATCACCAGCGCAGCCGTCCTGCACGATGTCGGCAAGGCGCGAATCCCGCTCGCGATCCTGCGCAAGGCCGGACCGCTGACGCAGGAGGAGCGCGCGGTCGTCGGCCGACATCCGCAGATCGGCTACGACATGCTGGTCGCGCAAGGCGGGTTCTCGCCGCTCGTTCTCGACGCCGTGCTGTCTCACCACGAGATGCTGGATGGCTCGGGCTATCCCCGAGGCATCGGGGCCGACCGGATCTCAGACCCGGTGCGCGTGATCACCATCTGCGACATCTATGGCGCGCTGATCGAACGTCGCTCCTACAGGCCATCGATGCCGCCTGAGGAAGCCTTTGCCGTGCTGATCGCGATGGGCGACAAGCTCGACCGCGATCTGGTCCGCGTCTTCGGCGATATCGTCCTGGGCGCGTCCGTTGCCCGGCTCGGCAAGACGATCGCCGCCTCGCCGGTCCGCGGTTCGGAACGGGCGGCCTGA
- a CDS encoding iron-sulfur cluster assembly accessory protein: MSTDLAVNPRGIAVTENAAKRILSVMAHEPPGSMLRVSVSGGGCSGFQYVFDVEQEKAPDDLVIERDGATVLIDETSLDLLEGCTIDFVDDLIGQSFRITNPNATSSCGCGTSFAI; encoded by the coding sequence ATGTCGACCGATCTCGCGGTCAACCCACGCGGCATTGCCGTGACCGAGAACGCTGCCAAGCGAATCCTGTCCGTGATGGCGCACGAGCCTCCGGGCTCGATGCTGCGCGTCAGCGTCTCGGGCGGCGGTTGCTCCGGCTTTCAGTATGTCTTCGACGTGGAGCAGGAAAAGGCGCCTGATGACCTCGTCATCGAGCGCGACGGCGCCACGGTCCTGATCGACGAGACCTCGCTCGACCTGCTCGAGGGCTGCACCATCGATTTCGTCGACGACCTGATCGGTCAGTCCTTCCGGATCACCAATCCGAACGCCACCAGTTCCTGCGGCTGCGGCACGTCCTTCGCGATCTAG
- a CDS encoding deoxyguanosinetriphosphate triphosphohydrolase — MPQSQGQFLPSGHEPGERWRAPYACRSSLSRGRLVGEPVSATRGEFQRDRDRIIHSTAFRRLKHKTQVFVSHEGDHYRTRLTHTIEVAQIARALARALGLDEDLAEALALAHDLGHTPFGHTGEDALDECMAGFGGFDHNAQTLRIVTRLERRYADFDGLNLSWETLEGLVKHNGPLLDREGLPTARYAKTGIPAAIVEYQHRQDLWLDSYASAEAQAAALADDIAYNAHDIDDGLRAGLFGHAELRSVPFLAELLDEIERLHPGLEKPRLTNELVRRVITRFVENVIAESQARLAALQPADADAIRRAGQPVVAFPVAIEAADRDIKGFLYPNMYRHPRIAPIRAQAARVVRDLFGRFSTDPAAMPDEWAAGCDGLDEARRMRRIADYIAGMTDWYALDEHRRLFDVTPSLR, encoded by the coding sequence ATGCCGCAATCACAAGGCCAGTTCCTGCCATCCGGTCACGAGCCCGGCGAGCGCTGGCGCGCGCCCTATGCCTGCCGGTCCAGCCTCAGCCGCGGGCGGTTGGTCGGGGAGCCGGTTTCTGCCACGCGCGGAGAATTCCAGCGCGATCGCGACCGCATCATCCATTCGACCGCCTTCCGGCGACTCAAGCACAAGACGCAGGTCTTCGTCTCGCATGAGGGCGACCACTACCGGACGCGCCTGACCCATACGATCGAGGTCGCGCAGATCGCCCGCGCCCTGGCGCGAGCGCTCGGGCTCGACGAGGATCTGGCCGAGGCCCTGGCGCTGGCGCATGATCTCGGCCACACGCCCTTCGGCCATACCGGCGAGGATGCGCTCGACGAATGCATGGCCGGGTTCGGCGGCTTCGATCACAACGCCCAGACCTTGAGGATCGTGACCCGGCTGGAGCGGCGCTACGCCGATTTCGACGGGCTCAACCTCAGCTGGGAGACGCTGGAGGGGCTGGTCAAGCACAACGGCCCGTTGCTCGATCGCGAGGGGCTCCCGACCGCGCGCTATGCCAAGACCGGCATTCCGGCGGCGATCGTCGAATACCAGCATCGGCAGGATCTCTGGCTCGACAGCTACGCTTCCGCGGAGGCGCAGGCGGCCGCGCTCGCCGACGACATCGCCTACAACGCCCATGACATCGATGATGGATTGCGGGCCGGTCTCTTCGGTCATGCGGAGCTGCGCTCCGTGCCGTTCCTGGCGGAACTGCTCGACGAGATCGAGCGGCTCCATCCCGGGCTCGAGAAGCCGCGGCTGACGAACGAGCTGGTTCGGCGCGTCATCACCCGCTTCGTCGAGAACGTGATTGCGGAATCGCAGGCCCGGCTCGCGGCATTGCAGCCTGCCGACGCCGATGCGATCCGGCGGGCCGGGCAACCGGTCGTGGCCTTCCCGGTGGCGATCGAGGCCGCCGACCGCGACATCAAGGGCTTTCTCTATCCCAACATGTATCGCCACCCGCGCATCGCGCCGATCCGGGCGCAGGCGGCGCGCGTGGTGAGGGATCTGTTCGGGCGCTTCAGCACCGACCCGGCCGCGATGCCGGACGAATGGGCAGCCGGTTGCGACGGGCTCGACGAAGCGCGCCGGATGCGCCGCATCGCCGACTATATCGCCGGCATGACGGACTGGTACGCGCTCGACGAGCACCGCCGCCTGTTTGACGTCACTCCCTCGCTGCGATAG
- the argS gene encoding arginine--tRNA ligase — translation MNLFETYSARLHAALSALAERGAIPAGLNLARVVVEPTKDPAHGDLATNAAMVLAKDAGTNPRALATLLVEELAKDPEIDKAEIAGPGFINLTLQPAVFTAILKAAIEAGTEYGRGAPKPAPKVNVEYVSANPTGPMHVGHGRGAVFGDALANLLAFGGHDVTREYYINDAGAQVDVLARSAFLRYREALGEDIGAIPEGLYPGDYLKSVGVALAEQYGPALREKAEWDWLPLVRQAAIDGMMAMIRDDLAALGVVHDVFFSERSLQGRDGNSNAVHQTIEDLRARDLVYEGRLPPPKGQKDEDWEDREQTLFRATKFGDDVDRPLLKSDGSYTYFANDIAYHRSKFTRGFPEMIDVWGADHGGYVKRMQAAVKAVTNGEGSLDVKLCQLVRLLRNGEQVRMSKRSGDFVTLREVIDEVGRDAVRFMMIFRKNDATLDFDLAKVVEQSKDNPVFYVQYAHARCASVFRQAREAFPDLDLSPAALSQADLSILTDEAEVGIIKSIAAYPRIIEGAAAAHEPHRVAFFVHELASAFHSLWNKGKDSPQLRFVNQTDRKSTLARLAFVHAVRSVLASGLAVAGVAAPEEMR, via the coding sequence ATGAACCTGTTCGAGACTTATTCCGCTCGCCTCCATGCCGCGCTTTCGGCGCTTGCCGAGCGAGGCGCCATTCCGGCCGGGCTCAATCTCGCGCGCGTCGTGGTCGAGCCGACGAAGGATCCGGCGCATGGCGACCTCGCCACCAACGCGGCGATGGTGCTGGCCAAGGACGCCGGCACGAACCCGCGCGCGCTGGCGACGCTGCTGGTCGAGGAACTCGCGAAGGACCCCGAGATCGACAAGGCCGAGATCGCGGGCCCTGGCTTCATCAACCTGACGCTGCAGCCGGCGGTGTTCACGGCGATCCTGAAGGCTGCGATCGAGGCGGGCACGGAATACGGGCGCGGCGCGCCGAAGCCCGCGCCGAAGGTCAATGTCGAATATGTCTCCGCCAACCCGACCGGGCCGATGCATGTCGGCCATGGCCGTGGCGCGGTGTTCGGCGACGCGCTGGCCAACCTGCTCGCCTTCGGCGGGCATGACGTGACGCGCGAGTACTACATCAACGACGCTGGCGCGCAGGTCGACGTGCTCGCCCGTTCGGCCTTCCTGCGCTACCGCGAGGCACTCGGCGAGGATATCGGCGCGATCCCCGAGGGTCTCTATCCGGGCGACTACCTCAAGTCGGTCGGTGTGGCGCTGGCGGAACAATATGGGCCAGCCCTGCGCGAGAAGGCTGAATGGGACTGGCTTCCGCTTGTCCGGCAGGCTGCCATCGACGGCATGATGGCGATGATCCGCGACGATCTTGCCGCGCTCGGCGTCGTGCATGACGTGTTCTTCTCGGAACGCTCGCTGCAGGGCCGGGACGGCAATTCCAACGCCGTGCATCAGACGATCGAGGATCTGCGCGCCCGCGACCTCGTTTATGAAGGGCGCCTGCCGCCGCCAAAGGGCCAGAAGGACGAGGATTGGGAGGATCGCGAGCAGACGCTGTTCCGCGCCACCAAGTTCGGCGACGACGTCGACCGGCCGCTGCTGAAATCGGACGGCAGCTATACCTATTTCGCCAACGATATCGCCTATCATCGCTCGAAATTCACGCGCGGCTTCCCCGAGATGATCGACGTCTGGGGCGCCGACCACGGCGGCTACGTTAAGCGCATGCAGGCCGCAGTGAAGGCCGTGACGAACGGGGAGGGCTCGCTCGACGTCAAGCTCTGCCAGCTCGTGCGCCTGCTGCGCAACGGCGAGCAGGTGCGCATGTCGAAGCGCTCTGGCGATTTCGTCACGCTGCGCGAGGTCATCGACGAGGTCGGCCGTGACGCGGTGCGCTTCATGATGATCTTCCGCAAGAATGACGCGACGCTGGACTTCGATCTCGCCAAGGTCGTCGAGCAGTCGAAGGACAACCCGGTCTTCTACGTCCAGTATGCGCATGCACGCTGCGCCTCCGTGTTCCGGCAGGCCCGCGAGGCCTTTCCGGATCTCGACCTGTCGCCGGCCGCATTGTCGCAGGCGGACCTTTCCATCCTGACGGATGAGGCGGAAGTCGGTATCATCAAGTCGATCGCCGCTTATCCGCGGATCATCGAGGGAGCTGCCGCGGCACATGAGCCGCATCGCGTCGCTTTCTTCGTGCATGAACTGGCGAGCGCCTTCCACTCGCTGTGGAACAAGGGCAAAGACTCGCCGCAATTACGGTTCGTTAATCAAACTGATCGAAAGTCGACCTTGGCGAGATTGGCGTTTGTGCATGCGGTGCGCAGCGTCCTTGCTTCCGGTCTGGCTGTCGCCGGAGTTGCGGCGCCGGAAGAGATGCGCTGA
- a CDS encoding SPOR domain-containing protein — protein MSEPARNRFALDLEDLERQLRGAGQAQRPAQSPDPLAELTRIVSQDDPLKDIFAERRPQAVQPAMRQEPSLAVVPPRPAPVPPPVSEPPAEMRGALDEFEALLRRTEPERRAAPRPSWPQPQPQYQPEEAAPEAEDFAQPAPAAYGRPLPVQGAPVPRDLDEEQGYYQEPHYEAEAPAHGYDAGQGTYQPEYAEDDMPDLEPRRSRKGLWAAAAVIAVGVLGVGGTMLLRGGSATNNGQPPVIAADSGPVKVEPTNPGGTEIPNQNKQIYERSAEAPQGQTKLVDNQEQPVDIQQAARSMPVRGVSPGPGSGTGEVAPAPAGAERSIVMPEPALTPMPAVPGLGEPRKVRTVAIRPDGTPAQAAAAADANGSKPLATGSAPSRSIAGNPGSMNLPSAAAAPQPPAKAQERATTPPAATTPAAPMRLASAPPAAAALPAAPANAAIRAGTGDFVVQLGAPGSEAEAKATFAALQRKYPQQLNGQSPIIRKTELAGGKTVYRLRVGPYSRDGATSMCSQLQAAGGQCFIAKN, from the coding sequence ATGAGTGAGCCAGCTAGGAATCGTTTCGCGCTCGATCTCGAAGATCTCGAGCGCCAGCTCCGGGGGGCAGGGCAGGCGCAGCGCCCCGCTCAGTCGCCCGACCCGCTGGCGGAGCTGACCCGCATCGTCAGTCAGGACGACCCGCTCAAGGACATCTTTGCCGAACGTCGGCCGCAGGCCGTGCAACCGGCGATGCGCCAGGAGCCGAGCCTCGCGGTGGTGCCTCCGCGCCCGGCGCCCGTGCCGCCGCCCGTCTCCGAGCCTCCGGCCGAGATGCGCGGCGCTCTCGACGAGTTCGAGGCCTTGCTGCGCCGTACCGAGCCCGAGCGTCGTGCGGCGCCCCGACCGTCATGGCCCCAGCCGCAGCCGCAATATCAGCCGGAGGAGGCCGCTCCCGAGGCCGAGGATTTCGCGCAGCCTGCGCCCGCAGCCTATGGTCGCCCCTTGCCGGTTCAGGGCGCGCCCGTCCCGCGCGATCTCGACGAGGAGCAGGGCTACTATCAGGAGCCGCATTATGAGGCCGAGGCGCCAGCCCACGGCTATGATGCCGGGCAAGGGACGTATCAGCCCGAATATGCGGAAGACGATATGCCCGATCTCGAGCCGCGGCGCTCGCGCAAGGGGCTTTGGGCTGCTGCGGCGGTGATCGCGGTCGGTGTTCTCGGCGTTGGGGGCACCATGCTGCTGCGCGGCGGCTCGGCCACCAATAACGGGCAGCCACCGGTGATTGCGGCCGATAGCGGGCCGGTCAAGGTCGAGCCGACCAATCCGGGCGGCACCGAGATCCCGAACCAGAACAAGCAGATCTACGAGCGTTCTGCCGAGGCGCCGCAGGGGCAGACCAAGCTCGTCGACAACCAGGAGCAGCCAGTCGACATTCAGCAGGCCGCCCGTTCGATGCCGGTGCGGGGCGTCTCGCCGGGACCGGGTTCCGGCACGGGCGAGGTCGCCCCGGCTCCGGCCGGAGCCGAGCGCAGCATCGTCATGCCCGAGCCGGCGCTGACGCCCATGCCGGCCGTGCCGGGTCTGGGCGAGCCGCGCAAGGTCCGCACCGTCGCGATCCGTCCGGATGGCACGCCGGCGCAGGCCGCCGCGGCTGCCGACGCCAATGGCAGCAAGCCGCTCGCAACCGGTTCGGCGCCGAGCCGCTCGATCGCCGGCAATCCCGGCAGCATGAACCTGCCGTCGGCCGCCGCCGCACCGCAGCCGCCCGCAAAGGCCCAGGAACGCGCGACCACGCCGCCTGCCGCAACGACACCCGCTGCGCCCATGCGTCTCGCCAGTGCTCCTCCCGCAGCCGCGGCCCTGCCGGCAGCGCCCGCCAATGCCGCGATTCGGGCCGGCACCGGGGACTTCGTCGTGCAGCTCGGCGCTCCGGGCAGCGAGGCGGAGGCCAAGGCCACTTTCGCGGCGCTGCAGCGCAAGTACCCGCAGCAGCTCAACGGCCAGTCGCCGATCATCCGCAAGACGGAACTCGCCGGCGGCAAGACGGTCTATCGCCTGCGCGTCGGGCCGTATTCGCGCGACGGGGCTACATCGATGTGCTCGCAGCTCCAGGCTGCAGGCGGACAGTGCTTCATCGCCAAGAACTAA
- a CDS encoding ABC transporter substrate-binding protein has protein sequence MDRRQFVKVAGAGAAGSAAIAAPAIAQSQPKISWRLASSYPKSLDTLYGISTHVAKRVAEATDNNFQIQVFAAGEIVPALQALDAVQNGTIECSHTLSSFYIGKDPAFAFETSLPFGFNTRQQNAWLYQGGGLELCRAFMKGYNCYTIPSGNTGAQMGGWFRKEIKTLEDLKGLKFRIAGLGGRIMARLGVVPQTIGGADIYPALERGTLDAVEFSGPFDDEKLGFVRVAKYYYYPGFWEGNANVSFLANMDKWNALPASYKAIVEAACAEANALCVAKYDHGNPDALVRLVGNGAEMRAFPQEVMAAAYKEAFAMYAELAASNAQFKTFYDSFLPYWKKEQLWFRIAELPFDAFNAQNFQQVK, from the coding sequence ATGGATCGTCGTCAGTTCGTCAAGGTCGCCGGGGCGGGAGCCGCCGGCAGCGCCGCCATCGCCGCGCCCGCCATCGCGCAGTCGCAGCCCAAGATCAGCTGGCGGCTGGCCTCCAGCTATCCGAAGAGCCTCGACACGCTCTACGGAATCTCGACCCATGTCGCCAAGCGCGTGGCCGAGGCGACCGACAACAATTTCCAGATTCAGGTCTTCGCCGCGGGCGAGATCGTCCCGGCGCTTCAGGCGCTCGATGCCGTGCAGAACGGCACCATCGAATGCAGCCACACGCTGTCGAGCTTCTATATCGGCAAGGACCCGGCCTTCGCCTTCGAAACTTCGCTGCCTTTCGGCTTCAACACCCGTCAGCAGAACGCCTGGCTCTATCAGGGCGGCGGCCTCGAACTCTGCCGTGCCTTCATGAAGGGCTACAACTGCTACACGATTCCTTCCGGCAACACCGGCGCGCAGATGGGCGGCTGGTTCCGTAAGGAGATCAAGACGCTGGAGGATCTGAAGGGGCTGAAGTTCCGCATCGCCGGGCTCGGTGGGCGGATCATGGCGCGCCTCGGCGTGGTGCCGCAGACCATTGGTGGCGCCGACATCTACCCGGCGCTGGAACGCGGCACGCTCGATGCCGTCGAGTTCTCCGGGCCGTTCGACGACGAGAAGCTCGGCTTCGTGCGGGTGGCGAAATACTACTATTATCCGGGCTTCTGGGAGGGGAACGCCAACGTCTCCTTCCTCGCCAACATGGACAAGTGGAACGCGCTGCCGGCGTCCTACAAGGCGATCGTCGAGGCGGCCTGCGCCGAGGCCAATGCGCTGTGCGTCGCCAAATACGACCACGGCAATCCCGATGCGCTGGTGCGGCTGGTCGGCAACGGCGCCGAGATGCGCGCCTTCCCGCAGGAGGTGATGGCGGCGGCCTACAAGGAGGCCTTCGCGATGTATGCCGAGCTCGCCGCAAGCAACGCGCAGTTCAAGACCTTCTATGATTCCTTCCTGCCGTACTGGAAGAAGGAGCAGCTCTGGTTCCGCATCGCCGAACTGCCCTTCGATGCTTTCAACGCGCAGAATTTCCAGCAGGTGAAGTGA
- the nagZ gene encoding beta-N-acetylhexosaminidase yields the protein MTSRAFIAGCLGTSLSPDERAFFRDARPWGFILFKRNTQSPEQVAALTAEMREAVGWHAPILIDQEGGRVQRMGPPLWPKYPPARAFLSINDPIRQREIVRLSARLMAHDLKNVGIDVDCLPVLDVPVAGSHDVIGDRAYAHDPDQVARLGRAAAEGLIAGGVLPVIKHMPGHGRARADSHHNLPIVDATLDELRAHDLRPFRHLADMPLAMTAHVVFTALDPKHPATVSRKIVREIMRGEIGFDGLIMTDDISMKALSGSFEAKARASIRAGVDVILHCHGIMEEMVAIAGVVPEMSGARARRAAAALGRIRHEPEPIDLEAARAELASALALQG from the coding sequence ATGACTTCGCGCGCCTTCATCGCCGGCTGCCTCGGCACGAGCCTCTCCCCCGACGAGCGCGCCTTCTTCCGAGACGCGCGGCCCTGGGGCTTCATTCTGTTCAAGCGCAACACGCAGTCGCCCGAGCAGGTCGCCGCGCTGACGGCCGAGATGCGCGAGGCGGTCGGCTGGCACGCACCGATCCTGATCGACCAGGAGGGCGGCCGGGTGCAGCGCATGGGCCCTCCGCTCTGGCCGAAATATCCGCCGGCGCGTGCCTTCCTGAGCATCAACGACCCGATCCGCCAGCGCGAGATCGTTCGGCTTTCGGCCCGGCTGATGGCGCATGACCTCAAGAACGTCGGCATCGACGTCGACTGCCTGCCCGTGCTCGACGTGCCGGTCGCCGGTAGCCACGACGTCATCGGCGACCGCGCCTATGCCCATGATCCCGACCAGGTCGCGCGTCTCGGCCGGGCGGCGGCGGAGGGGCTGATCGCCGGCGGCGTCTTACCCGTGATCAAGCACATGCCCGGCCATGGCCGGGCGCGGGCCGACAGTCACCACAACCTGCCGATCGTCGACGCCACGCTGGACGAGCTCAGGGCGCATGATTTGCGGCCCTTCCGCCACCTGGCCGACATGCCGCTGGCGATGACGGCGCATGTCGTCTTCACCGCGCTCGACCCGAAGCATCCCGCGACCGTCTCCCGCAAGATCGTTCGCGAGATCATGCGCGGCGAGATCGGCTTCGACGGGTTGATCATGACCGACGACATCTCGATGAAGGCGCTCTCGGGCTCTTTCGAGGCCAAGGCCCGTGCGTCCATTCGCGCCGGGGTCGACGTGATCCTGCATTGCCACGGCATCATGGAGGAGATGGTGGCCATTGCCGGGGTGGTGCCGGAGATGAGTGGGGCGCGGGCTCGCAGGGCGGCTGCCGCACTCGGCCGCATCCGCCATGAGCCGGAGCCGATCGACCTGGAAGCCGCGCGCGCCGAACTCGCCAGCGCCCTTGCGTTGCAGGGCTGA
- a CDS encoding ScpA family protein has translation MTAELPFEEDRERREDEPALVVDVDGYEGPLDLLLDLARRQKVDLHRISILALAEQYLAFVEEARALRLELAADYLVMAAWLAYLKSRLLLPEPPKGEEPSAADLATALALRLRRLEAIRAAANKLASRDRLGQDFFARGAPEEIVAGARPVWEAELYDLLAAYAQQRQKRVQGHISVGHRLVWSLVEAREALQRLVGEAGDWTEIDPYLTAYMRSHGLPAGEMKATVRASALSAMLEMVREGMLDIRQEEAFAPISVRRRSARPPVLPFAGRDA, from the coding sequence ATGACGGCCGAATTGCCATTCGAGGAGGATCGTGAGCGGCGTGAGGACGAGCCCGCGCTCGTCGTCGATGTCGACGGCTATGAAGGGCCGCTCGACCTGCTGCTCGATCTCGCCCGCCGCCAGAAGGTCGATCTGCATCGCATCTCGATTCTGGCGCTTGCCGAGCAGTACCTCGCCTTCGTCGAGGAGGCGCGAGCGCTCCGGCTCGAACTCGCGGCCGATTATCTCGTGATGGCGGCATGGCTGGCCTATCTCAAGTCGCGGTTGCTGCTGCCCGAGCCGCCCAAGGGCGAGGAGCCGAGCGCGGCCGATCTCGCCACGGCGCTTGCCCTGCGCCTACGTCGGCTGGAGGCGATTCGGGCCGCGGCGAACAAGCTCGCCTCGCGCGACAGGCTCGGACAGGACTTCTTCGCGCGCGGCGCGCCCGAGGAGATCGTCGCCGGCGCCCGTCCGGTCTGGGAGGCTGAACTCTACGATCTGCTGGCGGCCTATGCCCAGCAACGGCAGAAACGGGTGCAGGGGCACATCTCGGTCGGCCATCGCCTGGTCTGGTCGCTGGTCGAGGCACGCGAAGCCTTGCAAAGGCTCGTCGGCGAGGCAGGTGACTGGACCGAGATCGACCCTTACCTGACCGCCTATATGCGCTCGCACGGATTGCCGGCCGGTGAGATGAAGGCGACGGTCCGGGCCTCGGCGCTCTCCGCGATGCTGGAGATGGTTCGGGAAGGCATGCTCGATATCCGGCAGGAAGAAGCCTTCGCGCCGATCTCCGTCCGCCGGCGTTCCGCCCGGCCGCCGGTGCTGCCCTTTGCCGGACGGGACGCCTGA
- the scpB gene encoding SMC-Scp complex subunit ScpB, translating to MTAAIAEDFDEEDGGGAEAFAQGLRIVEALLFASTMPLSTEELGRSVPAGIEIGQVLVRLGELYAGRGVNLRQVAGGWAFRTAPDLGYLLAAEAEPPRKLSRAALEILAIIAYHQPVTRAEIEEIRGVATAKGTLDILLEAGWVRLRGRRRTPGRPVTYGTTPGFLDHFGLDRIDDLPGLEELKGAGFIEGRLTRDLTVPVPDDDPGLRDDEDPLGDLFSPLDDGDG from the coding sequence ATGACGGCTGCGATCGCGGAAGATTTCGACGAGGAGGATGGCGGCGGGGCGGAAGCCTTTGCCCAGGGCCTGCGCATCGTCGAGGCGCTGCTTTTCGCTTCGACGATGCCGCTGTCGACAGAGGAGCTCGGCCGATCGGTGCCGGCCGGCATCGAGATCGGGCAGGTGCTGGTCCGGCTCGGGGAGCTCTATGCCGGGCGCGGCGTCAATCTGCGGCAGGTGGCGGGCGGCTGGGCCTTCCGGACGGCACCCGATCTCGGCTATCTGCTTGCGGCCGAGGCAGAGCCGCCCCGGAAGCTGTCGCGCGCCGCGCTCGAAATCCTGGCGATCATTGCTTATCACCAGCCGGTGACGCGCGCCGAGATCGAGGAGATCCGCGGCGTTGCCACCGCCAAGGGCACGCTCGATATCCTGCTGGAAGCCGGCTGGGTACGCTTGCGTGGGCGGCGACGCACGCCGGGCCGGCCGGTCACGTATGGCACAACGCCGGGCTTCCTCGATCATTTCGGCCTCGATCGCATCGACGATTTGCCGGGGCTGGAGGAGCTGAAGGGGGCGGGCTTCATCGAAGGGCGCCTGACGCGCGACCTCACCGTGCCGGTCCCGGATGACGATCCGGGTCTGCGCGACGACGAGGACCCGCTGGGCGACCTGTTCTCGCCGCTCGACGACGGTGACGGCTAA
- the tatB gene encoding Sec-independent protein translocase protein TatB: MFDIAWSEMVLIGAVALVVIGPKDLPKVLRTVGQTVGKVRRMAAEFQGQFNEAMREAELADLKKQVEDVGGSVSSALETSPTPSTDYKPIEEPKDFSALAGTGDVAKPDAAALKEAEAKLAALPVPEPPPVDVAGQAPAAKPKRARKPKAEPAGSTGEAPAVEVTAVNEAPAKPVRARKPKAEPVAPAEEAPAANVATADEASAKPARARRSKTAVIEVAAAAQDEAAAPAKTARKRKPKAAVKGEGSSA, encoded by the coding sequence ATGTTCGACATCGCCTGGAGCGAAATGGTGCTGATCGGCGCGGTCGCGCTCGTCGTGATCGGCCCGAAGGATCTGCCGAAAGTCCTGCGCACGGTCGGCCAGACCGTCGGCAAGGTGCGGCGCATGGCGGCCGAATTCCAGGGCCAGTTCAACGAGGCGATGCGCGAGGCCGAACTCGCGGATCTGAAGAAGCAGGTCGAGGATGTCGGCGGCAGTGTCTCGAGCGCGCTCGAGACGAGCCCGACGCCCAGCACCGACTACAAGCCGATCGAGGAGCCCAAGGATTTTTCAGCGTTGGCCGGGACCGGCGATGTGGCGAAGCCGGACGCAGCGGCGCTGAAGGAGGCGGAAGCCAAGCTGGCGGCGCTTCCGGTGCCCGAACCGCCGCCGGTCGACGTCGCCGGCCAAGCGCCGGCCGCGAAGCCGAAGCGCGCCCGCAAGCCGAAAGCCGAACCGGCCGGTTCAACCGGGGAAGCTCCCGCGGTGGAGGTCACGGCGGTGAATGAGGCGCCAGCCAAGCCGGTCCGTGCCCGCAAGCCGAAGGCAGAGCCGGTTGCTCCAGCGGAGGAGGCTCCTGCAGCGAATGTCGCGACGGCTGATGAGGCGTCGGCCAAGCCGGCTCGTGCCCGCCGGTCCAAGACAGCCGTCATTGAAGTCGCAGCCGCGGCTCAGGACGAGGCGGCCGCGCCCGCGAAGACCGCCCGCAAGCGCAAGCCGAAAGCCGCCGTGAAGGGCGAGGGGAGTTCCGCATGA